In Rosa chinensis cultivar Old Blush chromosome 1, RchiOBHm-V2, whole genome shotgun sequence, a genomic segment contains:
- the LOC112171468 gene encoding zinc finger protein ZAT1, translating to MDKPYTCKICNKRFKGGKAMGGHMRSHLAKLPLPPKHPPPPPPPPATPSPPQRLAHSPEFSSSSTHHNLSNNNIFRIRNLNSSVSLMQMMMMQSPPPSTAPAPAPATILKYREVVVAATAVAPPSSMDSAVESDSTESQQKNLTRRRSKRRRKVIVSAAPPPLEAAEEQQVSSVSDTFSPEDCALSLMMLSRDTWKMKVTNELAYGDEESLEEEQEEEVVEEEEEEDDDVVFIPRTTPKSTSSNNQGGKYKCDTCKKEFQSYQALGGHRASHKRVRHQVLEEDDDDVEVGDDDSEEDEVLAVGGRGGGNGRGSGNGGGGGVQGYNGKSAVVEHPPPRVFECPFCFKLFDSGQALGGHKKVHYYNNNTNNNTSYNNTNNNSSSSNVPAASSTTNTNTNTNTNNARASSSSANVSSANYGGNNLVIDLNLPAPEEEFDFSTISD from the coding sequence ATGGATAAGCCTTACACCTGCAAGATCTGCAACAAGCGCTTCAAAGGTGGCAAGGCCATGGGCGGACACATGAGATCTCATCTCGCCAAGCTTCCGCTCCCTCCCAAACACCCTCCACCTCCCCCGCCGCCGCCAGCGACTCCTTCTCCGCCGCAGCGGCTCGCTCACTCGCCGGAGTTTTCATCCTCCTCGACTCATCATAACCTTAGCAACAACAACATCTTCCGAATCCGGAACTTAAACAGCAGCGTGAGCCTCAtgcagatgatgatgatgcaatCTCCTCCGCCGTCTACGGCCCCGGCCCCGGCTCCGGCGACTATTCTGAAGTACCGGGAAGTTGTTGTTGCTGCTACTGCTGTGGCTCCGCCGTCGTCTATGGACTCGGCGGTGGAGAGCGACAGCACCGAGTCGCAGCAGAAGAACCTGACCCGGAGAAGATCCAAACGTCGTCGTAAGGTGATTGTGAGTGCGGCGCCGCCGCCCCTGGAGGCCGCCGAGGAGCAGCAGGTAAGTTCCGTTTCCGATACTTTCTCACCGGAAGATTGTGCTCTCTCTCTTATGATGCTCTCAAGGGACACATGGAAAATGAAAGTCACAAATGAACTAGCTTATGGTGATGAAGAATCTCTTGAGGAAGAACAAGAGGAGGAagtggtggaagaagaagaggaggaagacgaCGACGTCGTTTTCATCCCCAGGACTACTCCCAAGAGTACTTCTTCTAATAATCAAGGGGGGAAGTACAAGTGTGATACTTGCAAGAAAGAGTTCCAATCCTACCAAGCACTCGGCGGCCACCGAGCCAGCCACAAGAGAGTCCGGCACCAAGTCTTAGAGGAAGACGACGATGACGTGGAAGTCGGCGATGATGATTCCGAGGAGGATGAGGTGTTGGCAgtaggaggaagaggaggtggCAATGGCCGTGGCAGTGgtaatggtggtggtggtggtgtccaGGGGTATAATGGGAAGTCTGCTGTTGTGGAGCATCCTCCTCCCAGGGTATTTGAATGCCCATTTTGTTTCAAGCTGTTTGATTCTGGTCAAGCACTTGGTGGGCATAAGAAGGTGCactattataataataatactaataaCAATACTAGTTATAATAATACcaacaacaacagcagcagcagcaatgtCCCAGCTGCTAGTAGTACCACCAACACCAAtaccaacaccaacaccaacaatGCTAGGGCCTCTTCCTCCTCAGCAAACGTATCTTCTGCAAACTATGGAGGCAACAATCTGGTGATTGATCTCAATCTCCCAGCACCAGAAGAAGAGTTCGACTTTTCGACAATTTCAGATTAG
- the LOC112197340 gene encoding structural maintenance of chromosomes protein 6A: MAEPIAGSRHRSKAGIVQKIRLENFMCHSSLQIELGDWVNFITGQNGSGKSAILTALCVAFGSRAKETQRGSTLKDFIKTGCSYAVVHVELKNQGEDAFKPDIYGDVIIIERKISGASNATVLKDHQGRKVASRKEDLRELIEHFSIDVENPCVIMGQDRSREFLHSGNDKDKFKFFYKATLLQQVEELLQDIEKQLEKANVVVDQLEGSIRPIERELNELHEKIKNMEHIEEISQQAKQLKKKLAWSWVYDVDRQLQQKNAKIGKLKNRVPLCQAKIDQFRGEVEKLSQCYTLKKSEIASMVEKTAEVRRMKDELRQSLASATKEKLKLEEEYGRKTNYIQKLTNSVRSLQQQIQDAEEQHARNTQAEESAMEEKLKELHNEVATIESMLARLQEEDSALSISVHKTITEIGKLTEMIQSREKECQKCSNKVREVLRNQSNKVTAFGGDRVMDLLRIIERNHQRFKSPPIGPIGAHLTLNNGDEWARTVENAVGRLLNAFIVTNHKDSQLLRTCAREASYNHLQIIIYDFSLPRLNIPPHMLPQTRHPTTLSLLHSENHTVVNVLVDMGSVERQVLVKTYEEGKEVAFDQRIPNLKEVYTYDGRKMFSRGSVQTVLPPIRHDRPARLCANYDDQISELKTSASAVQKEAEECRTRKREEEDKLWNLKEKHQSVKRRRMNADRDLASKRLAIQDSAYDAEASTSPASTVDDLHQDILKVQEEIQEREMSLKTFEVRISEAVAKTNDLKVTFENLCESAKGDIDAFEKAERDLMEIETKLGSAQTEKLHYEGLMKTKVLHEINDAEKQYKELEHHREDNCRKASILCPESEITALGDWDGSTPEQLSAQLTRLNQRLQRESERCTESIDELRMSYERKERKILRKQKTYRAFREKLNACQKALKLRSTKFQRNKDLLKRQMTWRFNSHLGRKGFSGKIKVSYEERTLSIEVKMPQDSSSSTVRDTRGLSGGERSFSTLCFALALHDMTEAPFRAMDEFDVFMDAVSRKISLDTLVEFALAQGSQWVLITPHDISMVKNGDRIKKQQMAAPRS; this comes from the exons ATGGCCGAGCCAATCGCCGGCAGTCGCCACCGTTCCAAAGCCGGAATCGTCCAGAAAATCCGGTTGGAGAACTTCATGTGCCACAGTAGCTTGCAGATCGAGCTCGGCGATTGGGTCAATTTCATCACCGGTCAAAATGGGA GTGGTAAAAGTGCAATACTGACGGCTCTGTGTGTCGCATTTGGGTCCCGAGCTAAGGAGACTCAAAGAGGGTCTACATTAAAAGATTTCATAAAAACTGGTTGCAG TTACGCTGTTGTCCATGTTGAATTGAAGAATCAAGGGGAGGATGCTTTCAAGCCTGATATTTATGGGGATGTGATAATCATAGAGCGCAAGATTTCTGGAGCTTCAAACGCCACTGTTTTGAAGGATCATCAAG GAAGAAAGGTTGCTAGTCGGAAGGAGGACCTCCGGGAGCTAATTGAACATTTTAGT ATTGATGTTGAGAATCCATGTGTAATAATGGGCCAAGACAGAAGCAGAGAGTTTTTGCATTCTGGGAATGACAAAGATAAATTTAAG TTCTTTTACAAGGCAACACTTCTGCAGCAAGTTGAAGAGCTTTTGCAAGACATTGAGAAACAGTTGGAGAAGGCAAatgttgttgttgatcaattagaGGGCTCCATAAGACCCATAGAAAGGGAACTTAATGAGTTACATGAAAAGATCAAAAACATGGAGCACATTGAAGAAATATCTCAACAAGCGAAgcagctaaaaaagaagcttgCTTGGTCATGGGTATATGATGTAGACAGGCAACTCCAGCAAAAGAATGCAAAAATTGGAAAGCTGAAAAATCGTGTACCTCTTTGTCAAGCTAAAATTGATCAGTTTAGA GGTGAAGTGGAGAAACTTAGCCAATGCTATACCTTGAAGAAATCTGAGATTGCAAGCATGGTGGAAAAGACCGCTGAAGTTAGGAGAATGAAGGACGAATTGCGACAGTCGCTAGCATCG GCTACAAAAGAGAAGCTTAAGCTAGAAGAAGAATATGGCCGCAAAACTAACTACATCCAGAAATTGACAAACTCTGTTAGGTCTCTTCAGCAACAGATTCAGGATGCTGAGGAGCAGCATGCCAGAAATACACAG GCAGAAGAATCTGCAATGGAGGAAAAGCTGAAAGAACTGCATAATGAGGTCGCTACTATTGAATCAATGCTTGCAAG GTTGCAGGAAGAAGACAGTGCCTTATCAATAAGTGTACACAAGACAATTactgaaattggaaaattaaCTGAAATG ATTCAAAGCAGAGAGAAGGAATGTCAAAAATGCTCCAATAAAGTCCGCGAGGTTTTGAGAAATCAAAGCAACAAG GTCACAGCTTTTGGTGGAGATAGAGTGATGGACCTTCTACGTATAATTGAGAGGAATCATCAGAGATTCAAAAGCCCTCCAATTGGTCCAATTGGTGCCCATTTG ACTTTGAATAATGGAGATGAATGGGCTAGAACTGTTGAAAATGCTGTAGGAAGGCTGCTCAATGCTTTCATTGTAACAAATCATAAAGACTCTCAACTTCTCAGAACATGTGCAAGGGAAGCAAGCTATAATCACCTTCAGATTATCATATATGACTTTTCATTACCAAG GTTGAATATTCCACCTCACATGCTTCCACAAACAAGACACCCAACTACTCTTTCTCTTCTCCATTCTGAAAATCATACTGTGGTAAATGTCCTGGTAGATATG GGAAGTGTTGAAAGGCAAGTTCTTGTTAAAACATATGAGGAGGGGAAGGAAGTTGCTTTTGACCAGAGGATCCCCAATCTGAAGGAGGTCTACACTTATGATGGGCGAAAGAT GTTTTCGCGTGGTTCTGTCCAGACAGTTCTTCCTCCCATTAGGCATGATAGACCTGCTCGTCTCTGTGCTAATTATGATGATCAAATCAGTGAGCTTAAAACATCAGCATCAGCTGTACAAAAAGAAGCTGAGGAGTGCAGGACGagaaaaagggaagaagaagacaaactTTGGAATCTCAAAGAAAAACACCAAAGTGTGAAG aGGAGGCGTATGAATGCTGACCGTGATTTGGCGTCTAAGAGACTAGCTATTCAAGACAGTGCATATGATGCGGAAGCCAGTACATCACCTGCATCAACTGTTGATGACCTTCATCAAGACATTTTG AAAGTCCAAGAGGAGATTCAAGAGAGGGAAATGTCGCTGAAAACCTTTGAAGTCAGAATTAGTGAAGCTGTGGCGAAGACCAATGATCTTAAAGTAACATTTGAGAATCTATGTG AGTCAGCAAAAGGAGACATTGATGCCTTTGAGAAAGCAGAGAGAGATTTGATGGAGATAGAAACAAAACTAGGTTCTGCGCAAACG GAGAAGCTTCATTATGAAGGTCTAATGAAGACCAAGGTCCTTCATGAAATCAATGACGCTGAAAAACAATATAAAGAGCTTGAGCATCACCGCGAG GACAACTGTAGAAAGGCTTCAATCCTCTGTCCTGAAAGTGAAATTACAGCTTTGGGTGATTGGGATGGTAGCACTCCAGAACAACTCAGTGCCCAATTAACCAGGCTGAATCAGAGACTTCAGCGAGAGAGTGAGAG ATGCACTGAATCCATTGATGAGCTCCGAATGTCATATGAGAGAAAAGAACGTAAGATtttaagaaaacagaaaacataCAGAGCTTTTCGAGAAAAGTTGAAT GCTTGCCAGAAAGCCCTAAAGTTGCGAAGTACAAAGTTCCAGAGAAATAAAGATTTACTAAAGCGCCAGATGACGTGGCG ATTTAATTCTCATCTGGGAAGGAAAGGGTTCAGTGGGAAGATTAAGGTCAGTTATGAGGAGAGAACCCTTTCAATTGAG GTAAAGATGCCCCAGGATTCATCAAGCAGCACTGTTCGCGACACTAGAGGGCTTTCAG GTGGAGAACGCTCCTTCTCAACATTGTGCTTTGCGCTGGCTCTTCATGATATGACTGAAGCCCCATTTAGAGCTATGGATGAGTTTGATGTATTTATG GATGCTGTAAGTCGGAAAATCAGCCTTGATACTCTTGTTGAGTTTGCATTGGCGCAAGGATCCCAATGGGTACTTATCACCCCTCATGATATCAG CATGGTGAAAAATGGGGATCGGATAAAGAAGCAGCAAATGGCGGCTCCTCGTTCTTGA
- the LOC112196738 gene encoding F-box protein At5g51380 — protein MQKENDPRRTRMLKMRFKRSVSAKEEEEEEARKTTAFAAERPDPRSPLRPLKLNRRSASWSESWLKNTTSLKNVIMAMQLGSPKESRLKPAQKTLNPNSEISDRTAQLSDQILLEILAKLPEPDRKPSALVCKRWLSLQGRLVRSVKVEDWSFVESGRVISRFPSLTQVDLVPGSLISDRNSGILLNHGGFSVPVACSGHRVFEADCDLVPGEVVDRGLSELGSGCPNLKKLVVIGASELGLLSIAEECPTLQELELHKCNDNLLRGIAACENLQVLKLVANVEGLYGSVVSDIGLTILAQGCTRLVKLELTGCEGSFDGIKAIGQCCQMLEELSFCDHRMDGGWLAALSYCENLKTLRFQSCKRIECVPGPDEYLGACPALENLHLQKCQLRDKKSVRALFMVCAAAREIVFQDCWGLDNDMFRLASICRRVTFLSLEGCSLLTTEGLESVILSWKELERLRVVSCKNIKDKDISPTLSSIFSTLIDMKWRPDTKSLLPSSIVGTSLGKKGSRFFRKSRDLKFLFDAP, from the exons ATGCAGAAAGAAAACGACCCAAGAAGAACAAGAATGTTGAAGATGAGATTCAAAAGATCAGTAtcagcaaaagaagaagaggaggaggaggctcgCAAAACGACGGCGTTTGCGGCGGAGAGACCCGACCCGAGAAGCCCATTACGGCCGTTGAAGCTGAACAGAAGGTCGGCGAGTTGGTCAGAGTCGTGGCTCAAGAACACTACTTCACTCAAGAATGTGATCATGGCTATGCAACTGGGCTCGCCCAAAGAGTCCAGATTGAAGCCGGCCcagaaaaccctaaaccctaattctGAAATTTCTGACCGGACGGCCCAATTGTCCGATCAAATCCTCCTCGAAATTCTGGCCAAACTGCCGGAGCCTGATCGGAAGCCGAGCGCGCTGGTCTGCAAGCGGTGGCTGAGCCTCCAGGGCCGCCTTGTGAGGTCGGTGAAGGTGGAAGACTGGAGCTTTGTCGAATCGGGTCGGGTTATTTCAAGGTTTCCGAGCTTGACCCAGGTTGATCTGGTACCCGGTTCACTGATCTCGGACCGGAATTCCGGGATTTTGCTGAATCATGGTGGGTTTTCGGTGCCGGTTGCCTGTTCCGGTCACCGGGTTTTCGAAGCTGACTGTGATTTGGTTCCTGGTGAGGTTGTGGATAGAGGGCTTAGTGAGTTAGGGAGTGGGTGCCCTAATTTGAAGAAGCTAGTTGTGATTGGGGCTAGTGAGTTAGGGTTGCTAAGTATAGCAGAAGAGTGCCCAACTCTTCAAGAGTTGGAGTTGCACAAGTGCAATGACAATTTGCTGAGAGGGATTGCAGCTTGTGAGAATTTGCAAGTGTTGAAGTTGGTGGCCAATGTGGAGGGGCTATATGGTTCTGTGGTTTCGGATATCGGGTTGACGATTTTGGCTCAGGGGTGTACAAGGCTGGTGAAGCTTGAGCTTACTGGGTGTGAGGGAAGCTTTGATGGGATCAAGGCAATTGGGCAGTGTTGCCAGATGTTGGAGGAGTTGAGTTTCTGTGATCATAGGATGGATGGTGGGTGGTTGGCGGCGCTTTCGTATTGTGAGAATTTGAAGACTCTGAGGTTTCAATCTTGTAAGAGGATTGAGTGTGTTCCCGGGCCGGATGAGTATTTGGGTGCTTGTCCTGCTTTGGAGAACTTGCATTTGCAGAAGTGTCAGCTGAGGGATAAGAAGAGTGTGAGAGCTTTGTTTATGGTGTGTGCAGCTGCTAGAGAGATTGTGTTTCAGGACTGTTGGGGATTGGACAATGATATGTTCAGGCTGGCAAGTATTTGCAG GAGGGTGACTTTCCTATCTCTAGAAGGATGCTCACTTCTAACAACGGAAGGTCTGGAGTCTGTGATTCTCTCCTGGAAGGAGCTTGAACGCCTTAGAGTTGTATCATGCAAGAATATAAAGGACAAGGATATATCTCCTACACTCTCAAGCATATTCTCTACTCTCATAGATATGAAATGGAGACCTGACACCAAATCTCTTCTACCATCAAGCATTGTTGGAACCAGTTTGGGAAAGAAAGGCAGTAGATTTTTCAGGAAAAGTAGAGACTTGAAGTTTCTGTTTGATGCTCCTTGA
- the LOC112171475 gene encoding uncharacterized protein LOC112171475 produces the protein MGREIKHGSSKYDYVKVKVWLGDHAEHYYVFSRFLLSQNLTVTKIPNHISIKIALDLKKLLVDNSLLDVSQSDLEENLFKIMEQRGFGEDYVKRYRMMTRFHHQRVPLVIIVCGTSCVGKSTIAAQISQRFNLPNVMQTDVVYELLRTSTDAPLASTPIWARDFSSSEELITEFCRECRVVRKGLAGDLKKALKDGKPIIIEGIHLDPNIFLMYEEKSHSPDLNSSTDQHVSSEKGKGVSENKGENVKGPDPIIIPLILNMAQFEHQALLEEWFSSCTCSDKWQVQDRDKLTSNVKMIQDYLHSFDSKGLTVLNLSAATFAQTLDWLHGYILERIEQGMRSASNENGWFL, from the exons ATGGGTCGTGAAATAAAGCATGGTTCCTCCAAATACGACTATGTCAAG GTTAAGGTGTGGCTGGGTGATCATGCCGAGCACTACTACGTGTTTTCCAGGTTTTTACTCAGCCAAAATTTAACTGTCACCAAG ATTCCAAATCATATATCTATCAAAATCGCTCTTGATCTCAAGAAGCTACTCGTAGACAACAGCCTTCTAGATGT CTCGCAGTCTGATTTGGAAGAGAATCTGTTTAAG ATTATGGAGCAAAGGGGTTTTGGGGAAGATTACGTAAAGCGTTACCGGATGATGACCAG ATTTCACCATCAACGAGTGCCATTAGTTATTATTGTGTGTGGAACTTCCTGTGTTGGAAAGTCCACTATTGCTGCCCAAATTTCACAAAGGTTCAATTTGCCTAATGTCATGCAG ACAGATGTGGTGTACGAATTGCTGCGCACATCGACAGA TGCACCACTGGCCTCCACTCCGATATGGGCACGAGACTTCAGCTCCTCTGAAGAGTTGATTACTGAATTTTGTAGAGAATGCCGGGTTGTTCGAAAAG GTTTGGCTGGTGATTTGAAGAAAGCACTGAAAGATGGAAAGCCAATAATAATAGAG GGGATACATTTGGATCCAAACATTTTTTTAATGTATGAAGAAAAGAGCCACTCACCGGATCTGAACTCTAGTACCGATCAGCATGTCAGCTCAGAAAAAGGGAAGGGTGTTTCTGAGAATAAAG GTGAAAATGTTAAGGGTCCTGACCCAATAATTATACCTCTGATTTTGAATATGGCTCAATTTGAGCACCAGGCATTGCTAGAGGAGTGGTTCTCTTCTTGCACATGTAGTGATAAATGGCAAGTCCAG GATAGAGATAAGCTGACAAGCAATGTGAAGATGATTCAGGACTATCTTCACTCATTTGATTCAAAG GGACTGACAGTTCTCAACCTATCAGCAGCCACATTTGCTCAAACACTAGATTGGCTGCACGGATATATTCTTGAG CGTATTGAGCAGGGCATGCGATCAGCGTCCAACGAAAATGGCTGGTTTCTCTAA